CGCCATGCCGAGCGTCGACACCGCGACGGCCGCCAAGCCCGCACGCGCCGCACGTCGCGGCGCCGGATTCCAGGCGATGCAGGCCAGCGCGCCCAGCAGGTAGCCCAGGTAGTTGGCGCCGGCCAGCCAAGCCCCCTGCGACAAGGCAAGGCCGTCGGCCTGCATCAGCGGCAGCAGCGGCGTGAAGGCAAAGCGTCCGATGCCCATCGCCGCGGCCAGGCCGGCCAGGCCGGTCAGCAGGGTGCGATGTGTCGTGAGCGGTGCGCCGGAGTCCATCGCCGAATCGTAGGTGGACATGGCCTTCGCGGATATTGAATAATTTGGAACGACTCTTTCTCCATTCGAGAACATCGCGGAGAGCCCCATGGACCTCGCCGACCTGCACATCTTCAAGACCGTGGTGGAGGAAGGCGGCATCGTGCGCGCCGCCCGCAAGCTCCATCGCGTGCAATCGAGCATCACCATGCGCATCAAGCAGCTCGAGTCCTCGCTGGGCGCCGAGCTGTTCTATCGGAGCAAGCAGCGGCTGCATCTGTCGCCCAGCGGCGAGCTGCTGCTCGACTATGCCGAGCGGCTGCTGCGCCTGTCCGATGAAGCGCGCCAGGCGTTGAGCGGATCGGCGCCGCGCGGCGTGTTCCGCCTGGGCGCACTCGAAAGCACCACCGCAAGCCGGCTGCCCGGCGTGCTGGCCAGCTACCACGCGGCCTGCCCGCAGGTGCGCGTGGAGCTGACCACCGGCACCAACGATGCGCTGACCGCCGCCGTTGCCGAGCGCCGCCTGGACGCCGCGTTCGTGGCCGAAGCGCCCACCGCACCCGGCCTCGCGCACCAGCCGTTGTTCACGGAGCGGCTGGTGCTCATCTCGTCGACTCAACGCGGCGCCATTCGCGGGCCGCAGGATGTCGAGGGCGACTCGCTGATTGCCTTTCCCAGCGGCTGCGCCTACCGGCGCGTGCTGCAGCGCTGGCTCGGCGCGGCGCACACGCCCGCCACCCGCGTGCTCGAGCTCGGGTCCTACCACGCGATCGTCGCCTGTGTGGCTTCGGGCACCGGCATCGCACTGGTGCCCGAATCGGTGCTGGACACCGTCAATGGCGCCGAGGTGCGCCGGCACCGCCTGCCGCGCGCGGTGTCGCATGTCGTCACGCCGCTGATATGGCGCAACGGCGAGCAGTCGGCGCCGTTGCTGGCGCTGCGCGAGCTGCTGGCGCGCTAAGGGTCAGCGCGCCAGGTGCGAGGCCAGCACCGGGAACAGCTTGGTCAGTCCATCGGCCAGCAGCTCGACCGCGAGCGCCGCGAGGATGAGTCCCATCAGCCGGGTCATGATGTTGATGCCGGTCTGGCCGAGCACCTTCGCGATTCGCCCGGAGGCCGAGAAGACGACGAAGGTCGCCACCGCGACGACGACGCCGTAGCCCACCAGCACCGCGAGCTGCCACCAGTGGCGCGTCTTCTCGGCGTAGATGACCATCGTGGAGATGGTCGCCGGGCCGGTCAGCAGCGGGATGGTGAGCGGCACCACCGCGATGCTGGCGCCGGCGTCGACCTTGCTGGCGCCTTCGCTGACGTCCTCCTTGCGACCCTCGGCCGGCTGAGCGTTGAGCATCTGGATCGCCGAGATCAGCAGCAGCGTGCCGCCGCCCACCTGGAACGACGCGAGCGATATGCCGAAGAACTCGATGATCTTGAGCCCGGCGATCGCGCTGACGGCGATGACGATGAAGGCGGTGCACGCGCTGACGCGGATCGTGCGACGTCGCTGCTGCGGCGTCAGGTTCTGCGTGAAATGGATGAAGAACGGCACGACGCCGATCGGGTTGACGATGGCCAGCAAGGCGATCAGCGGCTTGAGCAAGTCCATGGGCGATTGTCTCGTCAGGCCGCGAGCCCACGCAGGTAGCGAAGGCCGGCCACGGCGCGCGGGCCATACCAGCTGATGGCTTCGCCGTCGACGATGCGCACGGCCGCATTCGGACACAGCGCCCGCGCCGCGCCTACGTGCTGCGCGCCGAAGGCATACGGCTCCGAGCTGAGCAGCACCTGCTGCACCTCGGCCAGCCAGGCCTCGTCGCCGCGCACGACCGGGTAGCGCGCGGCGCCCTGCGCGCCGCCATCGACGGCCGGCAGTGTGTCCCAGTGGACACGCGCCAGCATGCGGGCGATGTAGGTGTCGCGCGCGACCGTCATCCACGGCTCGCGCCAGATCAGGTACAGCACGTGCTGCGGCGCATGCCGCTCCCGCTGCGTCAGCGCCAGCTCGTGCGCGATCGCCTCACGCAGGCCTTGCGCGGACGAGGCGACCCCTTCGATGTCGTCGAAAACCGCGGCGATCTGATCGATCAGCTCGAGGTTGTCCTCGGGCGCATTCGGGTGCGTGACGACGATCTGCGGGCGCTCGTCGGCCGGCCATGCCTGGATCGCCTGCACGGTGTCGAGACGGTTCTCGTCGACGTTGACGAGCACATGGGTGGGCGCCAGGCGGCGCAGCTTGGCGAGGTTCACGTCCTTGGTGCCGCCCACCTTGGCGATGCGCCGCACCACGTCGGCCGGATGCACGCAAAACCCGGTGCGCGCGACGAGCAGCTCGGCCATCCCGAGCGCGACGACGAGTTCGGTCAGGCTGGGCACCAGGCTTGCGATGCGCAACGCGGCTGCCATGCTCAGCGCGCGTCCTCGACCATGGCGAGATAGACCGAGCACGTCCCGCGCAGGTACACCAGGCCCGGAAGGACCAGCGCCAGCGCGAACACCACGCCGCCGCCGACCAGCGCCGCACCGGCGTGCTGGCTGGATGCAGCGGGACCCACGCTGCGCAGGCCGCGGCCGAACAATCCTGCCATCAGCTCGGCGGCGGGCACGTCGATGCCGACCACGCGCACGGCCACTTCGGACACCACCCTGCCCCCGGCAGCGACGGCGAAGCTGACCAGCGCGCCGACGCCGGCGGTGAGCAGACTCACCGCGGCCATGAGCAGCGCCACCGTGAGCAGGCGCTGGCGCATCCACCGCCAGAGCTGACGCACCAGGGTCCACACGCCTGCGCCGGCCCACACGCCGGGCGCCGCGAGCGGCACCACCACCGCCACCAAGGCCAGCAGCGCCACGCCCACCCCCACTACGCCCAGCGGCACGGCCAGCCCGAAGAGCCAGGGGCCGAGCACCGGCCCGCTCACCGCGACACGGCACAGCCAAAGCACCGCAAGCAGCAGCGCGGCCAGCGCCGCGTAGCCGATGGCGATGACGAGCAGCGCGAGCAGCAGCCGGTGCGCGGTCAGCAGCGAGGTCCGCACGGCATCGGGCACATCGCGCACCGCCAGGCCGCGCGCCTGGTCCATGACCAGGATGCCGGCGGCATTGCCGCCATAGAACGCGACGAACAGCGCCGCGCCGGCCTGAAGCGGTCCCCACCAGCCGCCGCCGCTGAGCAGCGAGGCCTGCGCCATCGCCGTGAGCAGGCCGGCGAGCGCAAACGTGAACAAGAGCAGATACAGCGCGCGCCCGTTGCGAACGGCGTCGACGCTGCCGAGTACCAGGCTCAGCGCTTCGAGCGGACTGCGCGACGAGGGGCGCACGAAGGGATCGGCAAAGGGGTCGATCATGGTGCGCAGCAGGGTTTCCAAAGGATGCGACCCCGGGTTTTCACGCAGGAGCGCTCGGCGGTTTTTACCGCTGGTGACGAGCGGCGGCGAGGGTTTTACCGGGTACCTCGAACGGCTGCCCGAAAACAACACTTTATTCGGCGCGGCTTTGCGCACGATTTCTCGTTTACTTGATAATGGAATTTCCAGTTCGGTAGCAGCGCCTTTGCTTGAATGGTTCAGGATAGGTTGACGCTCCAAGGTCTCACTGGGTTTTCAGGAACGAAAGGCGCTCTCCAATGGGCAACAAACTTTACGTGGGCAACCTCGCCTACAGCATCCGCGACGACGATCTCCAACAAGCTTTTGCACAGTTCGGCACCGTGACTTCGGCCAAGGTGATGATGGACCGTGACACTGGCCGCTCCAAGGGCTTCGGCTTCGTGGAGATGGGCTCCGACGCCGAAGCGAAATCCGCGATCGAAGGCATGCATAGCCAGGTCCTCGACGGCCGTGCCCTCGTCGTCAACGAAGCACGCCCGCGCGAAGAGCGTCCCGGCGGCTACGGCGGCGGTGGCGGTGGCCGCTACGGTGGTGGTGGCGGCGGCGGCTATGGCGGCGGTGGCAGCGGTGGCTACGGCGGCGGTGGCAGCGGCGGAAAAGGCGGCTACGGCGGTGGTGGCGGCGGCGGAAAAGGCGGCGGCTACGGCGGCGGTGGCGGCGGAAAGGGCGGCGGCTACGGCGGCGGTGGCGGCAGCCGCGGCTACTGAGCCTCGCAGCATCCAGCAGCAAACAAGGCGGTGAGCTTTCGGGCTCGCCGCCTTTTTATTTGGCTCATTCGCCCAGTCGCCGCTTTCGCGGACGGCCCGCAAGCACCGCATCGAAGAGGGCGTTGGGCAGCATGCGCAGCAGCTTCGACACCACGCCCATCTGCCACGGAATGGTGCGAAAGCTCGCCCCGGCGGCGATCGCATCGAAGGCCTTGTGGGCGAAGCGCTCGGGTGCCATCAGGAAAGGCATTCCGTAGCGGTTGTGGCGCGTGAGCGGCGTGTCGATGTAGCCGGGGGCGATCGTCACCACCTTCACGCCATGAGGACGGCACTCGCCGCGCAGGCTTTCGCAGTAGCTGATCACCGCGGCCTTGCTCGAGCAGTAGGCGCCGTGACCCGGCAGGCCGCGGATGCCGGCCACGCTGGCGATGCCCACCAGGCGTCCGCTGCCGCGCTCGCACATCGCGCGCACGAAGGGCTGGAAGGTGGCGGCCATGCCCAGGTTGTTGGTCTCGTAGGTCGCGCGCATGACCTCGAGGTCGTCGAGAACGGCCGTGTCGATGCCGACGCTGATGCCGGCGTTGGCGATGACGACGTCCGGCACGCCTTGCGAAGCGATGCAGTCCCGTCCGGCGCCGGTGATGCTGGCCACGTCGCGCACGTCGGCCGCGTAGACGGCGAACTCTTCAGCCGCGATGCCTTGCGATTGCGCCCACGCCGTGACCTCGGCGCCGCGGCGCGCGGCCAGCGCGAGCCGATAGCCCGCCGCGTGGTACCGCGCGGCCAGCGCCTGGCCGATGCCGCTGGAGGCGCCGGTGATGAACACCAGGGGCGCGCGCGTCACTTGCGCGGACCCGTCGGGGGAAACTGCGCCGTGACGCGACCCTTGAGCTGGACCAGCCGGTCGAGGTGGTCGTAGTCCATGGACTCGGCGCGCACCTCGGCGCCGCCGCGTGTCACCGTCACCGGCAGGTGCGATCGCAGGCGCTCGGTGTTCAGGAAGGCATGCAGGAACTCGCCGCGGAACTCGATCGGCTCCTCGCCGCCGAGAGCTTCGCGCACCACGTGCGCGCCGCCGCGCAGCTGCACCTCACTGCCGTCGGCGTTGGACAGCGCCATGCGCGCTTCGGCGCGCGTGACGCGGCCGTCCGGGGCGACCGCGCGCAGGCGCACGTTGTCGATCTCCAGCGTGTCGGTGTCCGGGTAGTGGCGCATCGTGTCGCCTTCGATCTGAGCGCGCATGGTGCCGTCCGGCGCGAAGCGCCGCACCATGAAGTTCGACATCACGTAGTCGGGCTCGTGGCGCAGCGGCGCGGCCGGGCGTTCGGGATCGGGCGTCGGCGTGTTCTTCACCAGCCACCAGCTTCCGAGCGCCAGCACCGCCATCACCAGCAGCGGCAGGTAGGACGACGCCTGCTCCAGCAGGCGGGCCGTCCACGGCGGACGCGGTGCCGGCGCGGCTCGCGCGGGCACCGGCGGGGCGAGCCCGACGGCAGGGTCCTGCAGCGGCGTGGCGCTCATGGCGATTCGTCCAGCGTGACCAGATGACCATGCAGCAGCGTCGTGTAGCGGCCGGCCGCCGTGAGCAGCAGATCGCAGCATTCGCGCGCCGCGCCATGGCCGCCGGCCGCGGCCGTGACGTGGTGAGCTACCGCCTTGGCTTCGGCATGGGCGTTGGCCGGCGCGCAGGAGAACGCCGCGCGCATCATCAGTGGCAGATCGGGCCAGTCGTCGCCCATCACCGCCAGCGCGTCCCAGCCGACCTGCAGTGTGCTCATCACACCCGCGGCCGCCGCGAGCTTGTCGTGCGCGCCGTAGACCGCATGCACGATGCCGAGGTCCGCCATGCGCCGACGCACCGCGGGCGAGTCGCGACCGGTGATGACGATGACGACGATGCCTCCTTGGGCGAGCAGCTTGAGCCCATGGCCGTCGAGCGTGCTGAAGGCCTTGAACTCCTCGCCGCGCTCGCTGAGGTAGATGCGACCGTCGGTCAGCACACCGTCGACATCGAAGATCGCCGCGCGGATGCCCTGCGCCTTCAGCAGCAGGTCGGGCGCGAACGACAGCGCCGCCACGGGGAGTGCCGGCGCCATCAGATCACTTTCGCCCGCATCAGGTCGTTGGAGTTCAACGCGCCGACGAGCAGCCCATCGCAGTCGAGCACCAGCACGCTGGTGATGCGGAACTGTTCCATCACGTCAGCGGCATCGACCGCCAGCGCGTCCTCGCGTACCAGGCGCGGGTTGGGATGCATGACGTCGCGCGCGGTCAGGCCGCGAAGGTCCATTCCCTGCTCGAGCAGCCGGCGCAGGTCGCCGTCGGTGAAGATGCCGAGCACGTGGCCCTGCGGGTCCGCGATCGCGGTCGCGCCGAGGCCCTTCTTGGTCATCTCGCGCATCGTCTCGATGAACGGCGTGTCGGGCAGGACGCGCGGCACGGCGTCGCCGCTGCGCATCACGTCACGCACGTGGGTCAGCAGCTTGCGCCCCAAGGCTCCGCCGGGATGAGACCGCGCGAAGTCTTCTTCGCGGAAGCCGCGTGCGTCGAGCAGCGCCACCGCGAGCGCATCGCCGAGCGCCATCTGCGCGGTGGTGCTCGCCGTGGGCGCAAGGTTCATCGGGCAGGCCTCCTGGTCGACGGCACTGCTCAGCACGATGTCGGCGTGCCGCGCGAGCGTCGATTCGGCGCGTCCGGTCATGGCGACCAGCGTGACGCCGACGCGCTTGAGCGCCGGCAGGATCGCCGCCAGCTCGTCCACCTCGCCGGAATTGGAGATGGCCAGCACCACATCGGCGGACGTCACCATGCCCAGGTCGCCGTGGCTCGCTTCGGCCGGATGCACGAACATTGCAGGCGTGCCGGTGGAGGCCAGCGTCGCGGCGATCTTTCGGCCCACGTGGCCGCTCTTGCCCATGCCCATCACGACGACGCGGCCGCTGCAGAGAAGCATGGCCTCGACCGCGCGTGTGAAGCTCTCGCCCTGCCGCGCCTTCAGACCCAGCAGCGCCTGCGACTCGATGTCGAAGGTCTGGTGGGCGAGGTGCAAGGCGCGCTGCGCGTCGAATGAGGGTTTTGCAGGCACGGTGCGGCGCCGGGTGTCCGATAGGATGCGCCGATTGTAGGCATGGGCCTTGCGAACGGTCGCCGTGCGCCCATCACCCTCGCGGCATGGCTTCAACTCTCGAACTCGTCCTGCTCTACCTCGTCGCCGCGGTGGCGGGAGTGGTCGTGTGCCGCCTCGTCAAGCTGCCACCGATGCTCGGCTACCTCACGGTCGGCGTGGTGATCGGTCCCAACGCGACCGCGCTGGCGCAAGGCTCGACGGGCATGCAGCACCTGGCGGAGTTCGGTGTCGTGTTCCTGATGTTCGTCATCGGGCTCGAGTTCAACCTGCCCAAGCTGAAGAGCATGCGCAAGCTGGTGTTCGGCCTGGGGCTGAGCCAGGTGGTGCTGACCATCCTCGCGGCGCTCGCGGGCAACGCGCTGCTCGGCTGGGTCGTCGTGCAGGCCGGCGCGAGCTGGGGCCTGGGCTGGAAGGCGGCGTTCGCGCTCGGGGGCGCGCTGGCCATGAGCAGCACGGCCATCGTCGTCAAGCTGATGGCCGAGCGCCTCGAGCTCGAGAGCGAGCATGGACGGCGCGTGATGGGCGTGCTGCTGTTCCAGGATCTCGCGGTCGTGCCCCTGCTGGTGCTGATCCCCGCGCTCGGTTCGGAGCCCGAGGCGCTGTTGCGCGAACTGGCGCTCGCGGCGCTGAAGGCTGCCGTGCTGCTGGCCCTGCTGCTCGTCGGCGGCCAGCGCGTGATGCGCTGGTGGCTCACGCAGGTCGCGCGGCGCAAGAGCGAAGAGCTGTTCATCCTCAACCTGCTGCTGGTCACGCTGGGGCTGGCCTACCTCACCGAGTTCGCCGGCCTCTCGCTTGCACTCGGCGCCTTCATCGCGGGCATGCTGATCGCCGAAACCGAATACAAGCACCAGGTCGAGACCGACATCCGGCCGTTCCACGACGTGCTGCTGGGCCTGTTCTTCATCACCGTCGGGATGCGCCTCGATCTGGTGGCGGTGGTCCAGCAGTGGCCGCTGGTGCTCGGCCTGTCGCTGCTGCCCGTGCTGTTCAAGTTCGGCCTCGTCACCGGGCTCGCCAAGCTGTTCGGCGCGCAGACGGGCGTCGCGCTGCGCACCGGCCTGTACCTCGCGCAGGCCGGCGAGTTCGGCTTCGTGCTGCTGGCGCTGGCGACCGACGGCGGGCTGCTGCCGCCGTCACTGCACACGCCGGTGCTCGCGAGCATGGTCCTGAGCATGCTGGCGACGCCGTTCATCGTGATGTACAGCAATCGCATCGTCATGCGGCTGTCGGCCAACGACTGGCTGCTGCAATCGGTCGCGATGACGACGATCGCCAAGCGCGCCATCAACACCGAGGCGCACGTGATCATCGCCGGCTACGGTCGCAGCGGCCAGAACCTGGCGCGCATCCTCGAGCTCGAGCGCATCCCGTACATGGCGCTCGACCTCGACCCCGACCGCGTTCGCCAGGCGGCCGCCGCCGGCCAGAGCGTGGTGTTCGGCGATGCGGCACGCCTGCAGAGCCTGATGGCCGCGGGGCTGGCGCGCGCCAGCGCGGTCGTCGTGAGCTATCCCGACACCGCCTCGGCGATGAAGATCCTGCGCCTGGTGCAGGCCCACGCCCCCAAGGTGCCGGTGCTGGTGCGCACGATCGACGACAGCGACCTGGAACGGCTGCGCGCCGCCGGCGCGACCGAGGTGGTGCCCGAATCGGTGGAGGGCTCCTTGATGCTGGCCAGCCATGCGCTGGCCCTGGTGGGCGTGCCGATGCGGCGCGTGATCCGCGTCGTGCAGGAGCAGCGCGATGCGCGCTATTCGCTGTTGCGCGGCTACTTCCACGGTGCCGACGACGACACCGCGGACGAGCTGCAGACGGCGCGGCTGCTGAGCATCACGCTGCCGTCGGGCGGCGCGTGCGTCGGCCAGACGCTCGGCGAGCAGGCGCTGCACGCGGTCGGCGTGAATGTCGTGTCGCTGCGTCGCGCCTCGGGGGCGGTCACCAAGCCGTCCGACGCGCTGGTGCTGGGCGCAGGTGACACGCTGGTCCTGTCGGGCCTGCCCGAGCCGCTGGCGCTCGCCGAAGGCAAACTGCTCGGGGCATCCTAGCTGGCGCCGTGCGAGCCGCGCGGTGACAATCGGCGGCGCGATGAACACCTCCGCTCGCATCGACAGCCCGGCCGACTACATCAAGCGGCACATCCGCACCGTGCCCGACTGGCCGGCTCCCGGCGTGCAGTTCCGCGACATCACGCCGCTGCTCGCAAACCCGCGAGTGTTTCGCGTGCTGATCGATCAGTTCGTGCATCGCTACTTCGACGTCCGCCCGAGTGCCATCGCCGGCCTCGACGCGCGCGGCTTCATCATCGGGTCGGTGCTGGCCTACGAGCTGAACATCGGCTTCGTGCCCATCCGCAAGAAGGGCAAGCTGCCATTCACGACGGTCGAGGAAACCTACGAGCTCGAATACGGCTCGGCCACGGTGGAAATGCACACCGACGCGGTCAAGCCCGGCGACCGCGTCGTGCTGATCGACGACCTCATCGCCACCGGCGGCACGATGATGGCCGGCATGCGGCTGCTCGAGCGGCTGGGTGCCACGGTGATCGAAGGCGCGGCCATCGTCGACCTGCCCGAGCTGAACGGCTCGCAGAAGCTGCGGTCGGCCGGTTTGCCGCTGTTCACCCTCGTCAGCTTCGAAGGCCACTGAACATGCGAAGGGCCTGTGACGGGCCCTTTTCGCCGATGCCGCGCGCTTCGGCTACGAGAACGGGATCTGCCGCGCGATGTTGGCGCGCATGCGCACCGCCATCACGCCGCCGGCGGCGCGCAACAGCTCGAGCGCCAGGGCCGGCGAGCGCTGCGACATCTCTTCGAGGCGCGGCCCGCGCAGTGCCCACACCGCGCACGGCGTCATCGCTTCGACGTTGGCCAGGCGCGGCGCATCGCTGAACAGCCCGGGCTCGCCGACCACCGATCCCGCGCGCAGGATGGCGATGCGATTGCTCCCCGGCGGGCCGCCGGTGATGAAGACCTGCAGCGAGCCCTCGGCCAGGAAATACATCGTGCGGTCGGTGTCGCCTTGCTTGATCAGAAGATCGCCGGCGCGGATGTCGTGGCGGGTGAGGTACGGCGCGACCGCCCGCCATTGATCGGCCGACAGGCGCGCGCGGAACGCATCTTCCGCATTGAGCGTCTGGATCGCCTGAACCAGCTTGTCGAATTCCATGGTCCTCCGCGCGCTGACTGCCGTGGCCAGCCCTCCTGCATTGTTCGTGCGGCAATTATTGACTGGCCACCCGGCCGCCACAATCGCCAGACCCCGGGGAAAGCGGCCCGCCGGTCGCTCGGCGAGCGCCGTTTGTCACGAAGCGCCCGACCCTCACTTCCCGATACAAAAGCGGCTGAAGATGACACCCAGCAAATCATCGGGAGTGACCTCGCCGGTGATCTCGCCGAGCGCGCGCTGCGCGAGCCGCAGCTCCTCGGCGAACAGGTCGAGTGCAGGGTCGCTGCTGTCCGCCTGATGCTGCGCCGCCTCGAGGTGCTCTCGGGTTCGACGCAGCGCCTCCACATGCCGCGTGCGCGCGATGAACAGGCCCTCGGGGATGGCGTGCCAGCCGGCCAGCTCGAGCAGGCGGCGGCGCAGGTGATCGAGGCCGGCGCCAGTCCTGGCCGAGACGACGACGCCTTCGAGGACCTGCGCCGGCGCCTGGACCGCGTCGGCCTTGTTGAAGACATGCACCAGCCGTCCGCCGTGCAGCAGCGCCGGCGGCAGCCGGGCCGCGATCGCGGCGTCGCCGGCCGCGTGTTCGGCCTCCCCATGGCGCGTGAGGTCGTGCAGCAGCAGCAATGCATCGGCCCCTTCGATCTCGGCCCAGGTCCGCGCGATGCCGATTCGCTCGACCTCGTCGAGCGTCTCGCGCAGGCCTGCGGTGTCGATCACGTGCAGCGGCACGCCTTCGATCTGGATCGTCTCGCTGACCTTGTCGCGCGTGGTGCCCGGAATGGGGGTGACGATGGCGAGCTCGGCGCCGGCGAGCGCGTTCAGCAGCGAGCTCTTGCCGACATTCGGCTGCCCGGCGATGACGACCTTGATGCCCTCGCGCAGCAAGGCGCCCTGGCGTGCGCGATCGAGCACCGCGTCGACCTGCGCGACGATGCGGGCGAGCTGGCCGCGCGCATCGGCCTTCTGCAGGAAGTCGAGTTCCTCTTCGGGGAAATCGAGCGTGGCCTCGACCAGCATGCGCAAGGTGACGAGCTGGTCGGCGAGGGTGCGGATCTCGACGGAGAAGCCGCCGGCCAGCGAGCGGCTCGCCGAGCGCGCGGCGGCTTCGGTGCTCGCCTCGATCAGGTCGCTGACCGCTTCGGCCTGCGCGAGGTCAAGCTTGTCGTTGAGGTAGGCGCGCTCGGTGAACTCGCCCGGCTCGGCCAGGCGCAGTCCGATGGCCCGGCCGGCTTCGAGACAGCGCGCCAGCAGCAGCTGCAGCACGACCGGCCCGCCGTGCGCCTGGAGCTCGAGCACGTCTTCGCCGGTGTACGAATGCGGCGCGGGGAAGTGGATCGCCAGGCCCTGGTCGATCGGCTCGCCTTGCGCGTCGAGGAACGGCAGGAAGCTCGCATGTCGCGGCGTCAGTGCGCGGCCGCAGACCGCATCGATCAGCAGAGCGAGGTCGCGCCCGGAGGCCCGCACGATGCCGACCGCGCCGCGACCCGGGGCGGTCGCGATGGCGACGATCGGATCGCGGTGGCGCGGCAGCATCCGCCGATTGTCTACTTGCCGATGACGCCCAGCCGCTTGTTGATCACGTACTGCTGCGCGATCGACAGGATGTTGTTGGTGAGCCAGTACAGCACCAGTCCGGCCGGGAAGAAGAAGAACATCACGCTGAACACCAGCGGCATGATCCACATCATGCGCGCCTGCACGGGATCGGGCGGTGTCGGGTTCAGCCAGGTCTGGAACATCTGGCTCGCGGTCATCAGCAGCGGCAGGATGAAGTACGGATCCTTGACCGACAGGTCGGTGATCCAGCCGATCCACGGCGCGTGCCGCATCTCCACCGTCGACAGCAGAACCCAGTACAGCGCGATGAAGAACGGCATCTGCACGAAGATCGGCAGGCAGCCGCCCAGCGGGTTGACCTTCTCCTCGCGGTAGATGCGCATCATCTCCTGCTGCATCTGCTGCGGCTTGTCCTTGTAGCGTTCGCGCAGTTCCTGCACCTTCGGGTTGATGGCCTTCATCTTGGCCATCGAGCGGTAGGCGCTCGCGTTGAGCCAGTAGAAGGCGATCTTCAGCAGCACCACCAGCGCGACGATGGCCCAGCCCCAGTTGCCGATCAGCTTGTGCAGCCAGGTCAGCAGGGCAAACAGCGGCTTGGCAAGGATGGTGAACCAGCCGTAGTCCTTCACCAGCTCGAGGCCCGGTGCGAGCGTCTCGAGCTTTTCTTCCTCCTGCGGTCCGGCGAACAGCACGGCGTCGAAGAGCTGCTGGCTTGCCGGCGCGAGGGCCGGCAGCGTGAAGATCTCGGAGACGACGTAGGTGCGGCGGCCGTAGTCGGTCTGGTTCGCATCGAGCGCGCGGACGCTGAACTCGCGGCGCAGCGGCGCGTTGTGGATCCAGGCCGACGCGAAGTAGTGCTGGACCATGCCGATCCAGCCGGTGTCCGCGACCTTCTCGTAGCTCGCGTTGCCCTTGTCGATGTTGCTGAACTCGATCTTCTGGAACTTGGCGTTCTCGGTGTACACGGCCGGGCCGGTGAACGTGAAGTAGAAGCTCGATTCGCCGGGCAGCGGATTGCTGTCGCGCACCAGCTGCAGGTACAGCTGCGGTGCCGGGACCGGTGCGCTGCCCACGTTGCGGATCTCGTGGCGCACGTCGACGGTGTAGC
The Piscinibacter sp. XHJ-5 DNA segment above includes these coding regions:
- a CDS encoding monovalent cation:proton antiporter-2 (CPA2) family protein; amino-acid sequence: MASTLELVLLYLVAAVAGVVVCRLVKLPPMLGYLTVGVVIGPNATALAQGSTGMQHLAEFGVVFLMFVIGLEFNLPKLKSMRKLVFGLGLSQVVLTILAALAGNALLGWVVVQAGASWGLGWKAAFALGGALAMSSTAIVVKLMAERLELESEHGRRVMGVLLFQDLAVVPLLVLIPALGSEPEALLRELALAALKAAVLLALLLVGGQRVMRWWLTQVARRKSEELFILNLLLVTLGLAYLTEFAGLSLALGAFIAGMLIAETEYKHQVETDIRPFHDVLLGLFFITVGMRLDLVAVVQQWPLVLGLSLLPVLFKFGLVTGLAKLFGAQTGVALRTGLYLAQAGEFGFVLLALATDGGLLPPSLHTPVLASMVLSMLATPFIVMYSNRIVMRLSANDWLLQSVAMTTIAKRAINTEAHVIIAGYGRSGQNLARILELERIPYMALDLDPDRVRQAAAAGQSVVFGDAARLQSLMAAGLARASAVVVSYPDTASAMKILRLVQAHAPKVPVLVRTIDDSDLERLRAAGATEVVPESVEGSLMLASHALALVGVPMRRVIRVVQEQRDARYSLLRGYFHGADDDTADELQTARLLSITLPSGGACVGQTLGEQALHAVGVNVVSLRRASGAVTKPSDALVLGAGDTLVLSGLPEPLALAEGKLLGAS
- a CDS encoding adenine phosphoribosyltransferase, yielding MNTSARIDSPADYIKRHIRTVPDWPAPGVQFRDITPLLANPRVFRVLIDQFVHRYFDVRPSAIAGLDARGFIIGSVLAYELNIGFVPIRKKGKLPFTTVEETYELEYGSATVEMHTDAVKPGDRVVLIDDLIATGGTMMAGMRLLERLGATVIEGAAIVDLPELNGSQKLRSAGLPLFTLVSFEGH
- a CDS encoding cyclic nucleotide-binding domain-containing protein, translating into MEFDKLVQAIQTLNAEDAFRARLSADQWRAVAPYLTRHDIRAGDLLIKQGDTDRTMYFLAEGSLQVFITGGPPGSNRIAILRAGSVVGEPGLFSDAPRLANVEAMTPCAVWALRGPRLEEMSQRSPALALELLRAAGGVMAVRMRANIARQIPFS
- the mnmE gene encoding tRNA uridine-5-carboxymethylaminomethyl(34) synthesis GTPase MnmE; the protein is MLPRHRDPIVAIATAPGRGAVGIVRASGRDLALLIDAVCGRALTPRHASFLPFLDAQGEPIDQGLAIHFPAPHSYTGEDVLELQAHGGPVVLQLLLARCLEAGRAIGLRLAEPGEFTERAYLNDKLDLAQAEAVSDLIEASTEAAARSASRSLAGGFSVEIRTLADQLVTLRMLVEATLDFPEEELDFLQKADARGQLARIVAQVDAVLDRARQGALLREGIKVVIAGQPNVGKSSLLNALAGAELAIVTPIPGTTRDKVSETIQIEGVPLHVIDTAGLRETLDEVERIGIARTWAEIEGADALLLLHDLTRHGEAEHAAGDAAIAARLPPALLHGGRLVHVFNKADAVQAPAQVLEGVVVSARTGAGLDHLRRRLLELAGWHAIPEGLFIARTRHVEALRRTREHLEAAQHQADSSDPALDLFAEELRLAQRALGEITGEVTPDDLLGVIFSRFCIGK
- the yidC gene encoding membrane protein insertase YidC codes for the protein MTDMRRTLLWGVFLISLFLLYDAWMKHTGQPSLMSPAPSRPAATAPAPAPATGTATLPSSTATPVLNAAAPATTGTAAAAAEIVEITTDLVKARLNSQGGTLEYLELLTQKQAVDKPWYEPFLALVGAGKASSVPPPNVVLFDRSSQHVYLAQSGLLGAGGLPNHLSAMKVVPGERTLREGLNTLSISFESPEQGGVKLVKTYTFHRGRYTVDVRHEIRNVGSAPVPAPQLYLQLVRDSNPLPGESSFYFTFTGPAVYTENAKFQKIEFSNIDKGNASYEKVADTGWIGMVQHYFASAWIHNAPLRREFSVRALDANQTDYGRRTYVVSEIFTLPALAPASQQLFDAVLFAGPQEEEKLETLAPGLELVKDYGWFTILAKPLFALLTWLHKLIGNWGWAIVALVVLLKIAFYWLNASAYRSMAKMKAINPKVQELRERYKDKPQQMQQEMMRIYREEKVNPLGGCLPIFVQMPFFIALYWVLLSTVEMRHAPWIGWITDLSVKDPYFILPLLMTASQMFQTWLNPTPPDPVQARMMWIMPLVFSVMFFFFPAGLVLYWLTNNILSIAQQYVINKRLGVIGK